A genomic region of Manihot esculenta cultivar AM560-2 chromosome 15, M.esculenta_v8, whole genome shotgun sequence contains the following coding sequences:
- the LOC110600886 gene encoding phosphate transporter PHO1 has translation MVKFSKELEAQLIPEWKEAFVNYWQLKKHIKKIKLSKKPQQPNKHDFGLSIFDFIPSFPIKFSLNFFRSDTKTEIIQVRSKTMDDDDGEIYHTELLQLFFQEDEIRVFFERLDEELNKVNQFYKATESEFLQRGELLNKQLQILFDLKQVLNNRRRKPVDTGVFNPSSWSSSHRNPGTIKESNDNSGESSETDEIIAVLEKNGVNLINSATRSKTKKGNHKKMALRIDIPASTPRRTISAFASMLCWEDLFNNPQNAAAPQHLINKKKIQYAEKMIRGGFVELYRGLQLLKTYSSLNMVAFTKILKKFDKVSNQQTSASYLKAVKRSHFISSDKVVRLMDEVESLFTKHFSNNDRKKAMKFLRPQQRKESHMVTFLIGLSTGCFLSLFSVYAFLAYMAGIFSPNVRRSYVETIYPVFSVFALLSLHLFMYGCNLFMWKSTRINYNFIFEFQPSTALKYRDAFLISTTLMTSVVAALIIHLLLRASGFSPSHVDAIPGVLFLIFMALLICPFDFFYRPTRYCFIRVIRNIICSPLYKVLMVDFFMADQLTSQIPLMRHLESMACYLLAGTFRTHRYATCNSGRLYMELAYVISFLPYYWRAMQCARRWFDESDVNHLKNMGKYVSAMVAAGARLTYSRQENYLWFCIVLVSSAVATVYQLYWDFVKDWGLLNPKSKNPWLRDDLILKNKSIYYISIALNIVLRVVWVETMMQFRFNIVESRMLDFFLASLEVIRRGHWNFYRLENEHLNNVGKFRAVKTVPLPFRETDSDG, from the exons atgGTGAAGTTCTCAAAGGAGCTTGAAGCTCAACTCATCCCAGAATGGAAGGAAGCTTTTGTTAACTACTGGCAACTCAAAAAACACATAAAGAAGATCAAACTATCcaaaaaaccccaacaacctaATAAACATGATTTTGGTCTCTCCATTTTCGACTTCATTCCATCCTTCCCTATTAAATTCTCCCTCAATTTCTTCCGTTCCGATACCAAAACTGAGATCATTCAG GTGAGAAGCAAAACCATGGATGACGATGATGGTGAAATCTACCATACTGAGCTTCTCCAGTTGTTCTTCCAGGAAGATGag ATAAGGGTGTTTTTTGAGAGACTAGATGAAGAACTGAACAAAGTGAACCAGTTTTACAAGGCTACAGAAAGTGAGTTTCTTCAGAGAGGAGAGCTTCTCAACAAGCAGCTACAGATTTTGTTTGATCTTAAGCAAGTCCTCAACAACCGCCGCCGGAAGCCCGTCGACACCGGAGTTTTTAATCCTTCTTCTTGGTCATCTTCCCACCGCAACCCTG GGACCATCAAGGAATCAAATGACAACTCTGGAGAATCCTCAGAAACTGATGAAATAATCGCAGTACTGGAGAAAAATGGAGTGAATTTAATAAATTCAGCGACAAGGTCGAAAACAAAGAAAGGGAATCATAAAAAAATGGCCCTGAGAATCGACATCCCTGCTTCAACACCAAGAAGAACAATCTCAGCATTTGCTTCAATGCTCTGCTGGGAAGATTTGTTTAATAATCCACAAAACGCAGCAGCTCCTCAACATCTCATTAACAAGAAGAAGATCCAGTATGCTGAGAAGATGATTAGAGGAGGATTTGTGGAGCTCTATAGAGGCCTTCAACTCCTAAAAACTTACAG CTCTCTCAACATGGTGGCTTTTACCAAAATACTCAAGAAATTTgacaag GTATCAAACCAGCAGACATCAGCAAGTTATCTAAAAGCAGTGAAGAGATCCCACTTCATTAGCTCTGATAAG gtTGTTAGACTAATGGATGAAGTGGAGTCCCTATTCACAAAGCACTTCTCCAACAATGACAGGAAAAAGGCAATGAAGTTCCTCAGACCCCAGCAGCGCAAGGAGTCTCACATGGTCACCTTTCTTATAG GCTTATCTACTGGTTGTTTCCTCTCTCTCTTTAGTGTATATGCATTCTTGGCATACATGGCTGGCATTTTTAGCCCCAACGTTAGAAGATCATATGTGGAGACTATCTACCCTGTTTTCAG TGTGTTTGCCTTGTTAAGCTTGCATTTGTTCATGTATGGCTGCAACCTTTTCATGTGGAAGAGTACAAGGATCAACTACAATTTCATTTTTGAATTTCAACCCAGCACTGCTCTCAAGTACAGAGACGCCTTCCTCATTAGTACCACTTTAATGACCTCTGTTGTTGCTGCTTTGATAATCCATCTTCTATTAAGGGCTAGTGGCTTTTCGCCAAGCCATGTTGATGCCATTCCTGGAGTCCTCTTCCTA ATTTTCATGGCCTTGCTCATCTGCCCATTTGATTTCTTCTATCGCCCAACGCGTTACTGCTTCATTCGTGTTATTCGCAACATTATCTGCTCTCCACTTTATAAA GTTCTGATGGTGGACTTTTTCATGGCAGACCAACTTACCAGCCAG ATTCCACTAATGAGGCATTTGGAATCCATGGCATGCTACCTCCTAGCTGGGACTTTTCGAACACATAGATACGCAACCTGCAACAGTGGAAGGCTATATATGGAGCTAGCTTATGTCATTTCGTTTCTGCCATACTATTGGCGAGCAATGCAG TGTGCAAGACGATGGTTTGATGAAAGTGATGTGAACCATTTAAAAAACATGGGGAAGTATGTTTCTGCCATGGTGGCGGCCGGCGCGAGGCTAACTTATTCTAGGCAGGAGAATTACTTATGGTTTTGTATAGTGTTGGTCTCTTCTGCAGTTGCTACAGTTTATCAGTTGTACTGGGATTTTGTCAAGGATTGGGGCCTTCTCAACCCAAAATCCAAGAACCCATGGCTAAGAGACGACTTGATTCTAAAGAACAAGAGCATCTACTACATTTCCATT GCCTTGAACATAGTTCTGAGAGTTGTTTGGGTGGAGACTATGATGCAGTTCCGTTTCAATATTGTTGAGTCAAGGATGTTGGACTTTTTCTTGGCTTCTTTAGAGGTTATTCGGCGAGGCCATTGGAACTTCTACAG GTTGGAGAACGAGCATCTGAACAACGTTGGCAAGTTCAGGGCAGTGAAGACAGTTCCCTTACCTTTCCGAGAGACAGATTCAGATGGCTAA
- the LOC110600961 gene encoding peroxisomal membrane protein PMP22, with protein sequence MSDIAKEAWRKYLIQLQAHPLRTKAITSGVLAGFSDAIAQKISGIKRLQLRRLLLIMLYGFAYGGPFGHFFHKLMDIIFKGKKDNKTVAKKVLLEQFTSSPWNNMLFMLYYGLVLEGRPWGLVKSKVRNDFPSVQLTAWKFWPIVGWVNHQYMPLQFRVLFQSFVASCWAIFLNLKARTSTIKQS encoded by the exons ATGTCTGACATAGCTAAAGAAGCATGGAGAAAATATCTTATTCAACTTCAAGCCCACCCTCTTAGAACCAAG GCAATAACTTCTGGGGTGTTAGCTGGATTCAGCGATGCAATTGCGCAAAAGATTTCTGGGATCAAAAGGCTTCAGTTGAGAAGATTGCTGCTTATCATG CTTTATGGCTTTGCATATGGAGGACCATTTGGGCACTTCTTTCACAAACTGATGGATATTATTTTCAAGGGAAAGAAAGACAACAAAACTGTAGCGAAGAAG GTGTTGTTGGAACAATTCACTTCTTCTCCTTGGAACAATATGCTTTTTATGCTGTACTATGGCTTGGTACTTGAAG GAAGACCATGGGGTTTAGTGAAGAGTAAGGTCCGTAATGACTTTCCTTCTGTTCAATTGACAGCCTGGAAG TTCTGGCCTATAGTCGGTTGGGTGAATCACCAGTATATGCCATTGCAGTTCCGTGTTCTATTTCAAAGCTTTGTTGCTTCATGTTG GGCAATCTTTCTGAATCTGAAAGCGAGGACTTCCACAATTAAGCAGTCATAG